Part of the Ignatzschineria larvae DSM 13226 genome, TTGATGTGTTACTTGAAAAGCCGGAGCAATATCAAGGGTTGTGGGATGCACGATTAGTGGTTCAAGCGCCTAATAGTGAAGCGTTTGCGATTAGTAATGAGCGAGGGCGCTTAAATTTAGAGAATGCATTGCTGGGGAATGGTAGTTGGAAACAGCTACGCATTCGTACTGCAATGCCTTTTCGTATTGAAGCCCTTGATCGCAATGTGGCGCTTGGAGGATTATGGTTACAAAGAAGTGGCCAGCCGGGAGCGATTGTCTCTTCTATCGCTACTAATGGCGCACAACTCTCCATTTGGGATCGCTGGTCGCCCGAGTGGATTACTGAGTTAGTGGCGACACAGAGCGATTTAGTGATTTTGGAGTATGGGACGAATGAAGCATTCAACGATACATTAGATCGAGAGGATTATAAACGGCAATTGGTGACGAGTATTCGCACCATTCGCCAACAATTACCGAATGCGGCAATTCTATTAATGAGCCCGCCGGATGCATTAATGCAGAATAAGCAGGGCGCTTGTTCTGATAAATATCCGCCGTCATACGAGATGGTGAAATCGGTGCAGTTAGCGGTCGCGAAATCAGAACGCTTACTCTATTGGGATTGGCAAAAAGCGATGGGCGGTCGTTGCAGTATTGAAAAATGGCAGAAAGAGACACTTGCCGGACGTGATAAAGTCCATTTAAGTGCTGCAGGTTACCGTTTAAGTGCGAAGATGTTCTATAAAGATCTAATGCAATTTGCCGGATTACGTCATTAGTTGGTATTAGAGGGGCTGGTAATGTTTGATTTGTAAGGTAATCTTTGTAAGATGTTATTTCCTTTCAATTGAGATAGTTCATTGATAAAAATGATTGTTTATACGGAGCGTCTATCGGGATGATAGGCGCTTTTTTCTATCGATTATAAAAATGAAAATCTCATTTTTGATGCTATCGAGAGAAGGGGTTTTGGTGTAAAATAGCTCGTTTATGTGACTGTTTGATTAAAAAGAGGTAGAGAGAGTTCTATGGCCATTTTAGAGGTGATTACTGTTCCACATCCTACGTTACGGGAGAAGGCTTTACCGGTGACAACATTTGACGATGAGTTAAAAACATTAGTCGAGAATATGTTTGATACGATGTATGAGGAAAAGGGCGTTGGACTTGCCGCTAATCAGGTGAATATATTGCAGCGGTTATTTATCGCAGATTGTTCAGAAGAGCGTGATGCGCCGATGGTCTTTATTAATCCTGAAATTATTGCAGCATCAGAAGAGACAGATGCGGCGGAAGAGGGATGCTTATCACTGCCGACGATGTATGGTGGTCCTGTGATTCGTCCTACTAAAGTGACCGTTAAAGCGCAAAATATTGAAGGTGAATGGTTTGAATTAGAAGCAGAAGGTCTTCTAGCTCGCTGTATTCAACATGAATTAGATCATCTTAATGGTGTGCTCTTTATCGATTATCTCTCACGAATGAAACAAGATCGAATTTTAAAAAAATTAGAGAAAGTGCTCAAAGAGCGTGATCAAG contains:
- a CDS encoding SGNH/GDSL hydrolase family protein; the protein is MRKEQIKLGSYIKHSLLLCVGALLITACSADDLGDYRREIGPGITNYGERNADLLKQKMTQLAQGGNQVLAVTQFGDSHSAADFFTGGLRDHLQSRLGNAGIGWVTPMSVRGQRSAEVAWKSQRWDLTSSRTVSNQPFAMGGYRATPNRVGATIDVLLEKPEQYQGLWDARLVVQAPNSEAFAISNERGRLNLENALLGNGSWKQLRIRTAMPFRIEALDRNVALGGLWLQRSGQPGAIVSSIATNGAQLSIWDRWSPEWITELVATQSDLVILEYGTNEAFNDTLDREDYKRQLVTSIRTIRQQLPNAAILLMSPPDALMQNKQGACSDKYPPSYEMVKSVQLAVAKSERLLYWDWQKAMGGRCSIEKWQKETLAGRDKVHLSAAGYRLSAKMFYKDLMQFAGLRH
- the def gene encoding peptide deformylase; the encoded protein is MAILEVITVPHPTLREKALPVTTFDDELKTLVENMFDTMYEEKGVGLAANQVNILQRLFIADCSEERDAPMVFINPEIIAASEETDAAEEGCLSLPTMYGGPVIRPTKVTVKAQNIEGEWFELEAEGLLARCIQHELDHLNGVLFIDYLSRMKQDRILKKLEKVLKERDQEQ